One genomic region from Candida albicans SC5314 chromosome 6, complete sequence encodes:
- the ORM1 gene encoding sphingolipid homeostasis protein (Putative endoplasmic reticulum membrane protein; Hap43p-repressed gene; mutation confers hypersensitivity to aureobasidin A), whose amino-acid sequence MTDVSPNSKIEHLTPDNITVTAPSEPPFSSSSSTSASASTPTPIAEEKLSTPIPTPSPSHRRGSSIGSSTSPSSSTRNRSNSNSANALTPTPSHHQPAHSITRQRRSSSLIQHLEPDTLDTKIDQALNPNVNANWVHQKGAWVIHVVIIILVKMIFNFISVLNNDWKWTLTNLTYNIGSYIMFHQVKGTPFEFNSGAYDNLTMWEQIDNGDQYTPSKKFLMLVPIGLFLISTHYSSYNLNLFILNGLSCLCVVVPKLAFAHRLRVTLY is encoded by the coding sequence atgacTGACGTTTCACCAAATTCGAAAATTGAACATTTAACACCAGATAATATAACCGTGACTGCTCCATCAGAACCtccattttcatcatcttcttcaacatcAGCCTCAGCTTCAACACCTACACCTATAGCAGAAGAAAAACTTTCTACACCTATTCCAACCCCACTGCCTTCTCATAGAAGAGGTAGTAGTATAGGTAGTTCCACTTcaccttcttcttctactcGTAATAGAAGCAATAGTAATAGTGCGAATGCATTAACCCCAACTCCATCTCATCATCAACCAGCACATTCAATAACTAGACAACGGAGATCATCTTCATTGATTCAACATTTGGAACCAGATACTTTAGACACCAAGATTGATCAAGCATTGAATCCTAATGTCAATGCCAATTGGGTTCATCAAAAAGGTGCATGGGTGATTCatgttgttattatcatATTAGTGAAaatgattttcaattttattagtgttttaaataatgattggAAATGGACATTAACTAATTTGACTTATAATATTGGATCCTACATTATGTTTCATCAAGTTAAAGGAACtccatttgaatttaatagTGGAGCTTATGATAATTTAACCATGTGggaacaaattgataatggtgATCAATATACTCCTTCCAAAAAATTCTTAATGTTGGTCCCCATTGgattatttttaatcaGTACTCATTATTCAAgttataatttgaatttatttattttgaatgGACTTAGTTGTCTTTGTGTGGTTGTTCCTAAATTAGCTTTTGCTCATAGATTAAGAGTGACGttatattga